In Lemur catta isolate mLemCat1 chromosome 1, mLemCat1.pri, whole genome shotgun sequence, one DNA window encodes the following:
- the HAPLN4 gene encoding hyaluronan and proteoglycan link protein 4, with protein MGKLRLQEVKPGRRRDCAACRDLPSPPPVCGARSGRVGAAGEAKAGCSPHPASARRPGLLQSPGAPITLLPLLQLLPHPSRAGPEGEGRGLQAVGAGGPGSGGKPGQDSARAALGRGLRAGVRVCPRAALGPRALLALAWGVLLFTAPAGAQRGRKKVVHVLEGESGSVVVQTAPGQVVSHRGGTIVLPCRYHYEAAAHGHDGVRLKWTKVVDPLAFTDVFVALGPQHRAFGSYRGRAELQGDGPGDASLVLRNVTLQDYGRYECEVTNELEDDAGMVKLDLEGVVFPYHPRGGRYKLTFVEAQRACAEQDGILASAEQLHAAWRDGLDWCNAGWLRDGSVQYPVSQPREPCGGLGGPRSAGTSGGANGGVRNYGYRHNADERYDAFCFTSNLPGRVFFLKPLRPVPFAGAARACAARGAAVAKVGQLFAAWKLQLLDRCTAGWLADGSARYPIVNPRARCGGRRPGVRSLGFPDATRRLFGVYCYRTPGAPDPAPGGWGWGWAGGGGWAGGARDPAAWTPLRV; from the exons atggggaaactgaggctgcaggAGGTGAAG CCGG GCAGACGCCGGGATTGCGCCGCCTGCAGGGACCTGCCCAGTCCTCCCCCGGTGTGCGGAGCGCGGTCCGGGCGTGTAGGGGCCGCCGGGGAGGCGAAGGCAGGATG CTCCCCGCACCCTGCGAGCGCCCGCCGGCCCGGTTTGCTGCAGTCTCCTGGCGCACCGATAACCTTGCTGCCGCTgctccagctcctcccccatcccagccGGGCCGGGCCGGAGGGGGAAGGACGGGGGCTCCAGGCCGTGGGTGCTGGGGGCCCGGGGTCGGGTGGGAAGCCGGGGCAGGACTCAGCGAGGGCAGCCCTGGGGCGTGGGCTTCGCGCAGGAGTGAGG GTGTGCCCTAGGGCGGCCCTCGGTCCCCGCGCACTCTTGGCGTTGGCCTGGGGAGTCCTGCTGTTCACTGCCCCAGCAGGGGCGCAGCGCGGCCGGAAGAAGGTCGTGCACGTGCTCG AGGGTGAGTCAGGCTCGGTGGTGGTGCAGACAGCGCCTGGGCAGGTGGTAAGCCACCGGGGTGGCACCATCGTCCTGCCCTGCCGCTACCACTACGAGGCAGCCGCTCACGGCCACGACGGCGTCCGCCTCAAGTGGACAAAGGTGGTGGACCCCCTGGCCTTTACCGACGTCTTCGTGGCCCTGGGCCCCCAACACCGGGCATTCGGCAGCTACCGTGGGCGGGCCGAGCTTCAGGGAGATGGGCCTGGGGATGCCTCCCTGGTCCTCCGCAACGTCACACTGCAGGACTATGGGCGCTACGAGTGCGAGGTCACCAACGAGCTGGAAGATGACGCTGGCATGGTCAAGTTGGACCTGGAAG gcgtGGTCTTTCCCTACCACCCTCGTGGAGGCCGCTACAAGCTGACCTTCGTGGAGGCACAGCGCGCTTGCGCCGAGCAGGACGGTATCCTGGCCTCTGCTGAGCAGCTGCACGCGGCCTGGCGCGACGGCCTGGACTGGTGCAACGCGGGCTGGCTGCGCGACGGCTCAGTGCAGTACCCGGTGAGCCAGCCCCGGGAGCCCTGCGGCGGCCTGGGCGGTCCCAGGAGCGCGGGGACCAGTGGAGGCGCCAACGGGGGCGTGCGCAACTATGGGTATCGCCACAACGCGGATGAACGCTATGATGCCTTCTGCTTCACGTCCAACCTCCCGG GGCGCGTTTTCTTCCTGAAGCCGCTGCGGCCGGTGCCCTTCGCAGGAGCAGCGCGCGCGTGCGCCGCTCGCGGTGCGGCGGTGGCCAAGGTGGGGCAGCTGTTCGCCGCGTGGAAGCTGCAGCTGCTGGACCGCTGCACCGCGGGCTGGCTGGCCGACGGCAGCGCGCGCTACCCCATCGTGAACCCGCGCGCGCGCTGTGGAGGCCGTCGGCCGGGCGTGCGCAGCCTCGGCTTCCCGGACGCCACCCGACGCCTCTTTGGCGTCTACTGCTACCGCACGCCTGGTGCCCCGGACCCTgcacctgggggctggggctggggctgggccggTGGTGGCGGGTGGGCAGGAGGCGCGCGCGACCCTGCTGCCTGGACCCCGCTGCGCGTCTAG